The following are from one region of the Gossypium hirsutum isolate 1008001.06 chromosome D03, Gossypium_hirsutum_v2.1, whole genome shotgun sequence genome:
- the LOC107950601 gene encoding probable WRKY transcription factor 13 (The RefSeq protein has 3 substitutions compared to this genomic sequence), translating into MSQQAMLNQELFEEKEMSQMGFFTFPQTLTSYPPPFGCLKAFNIAPPPANLTETLFSHPKHREEDSASDFAGPQLLSLHISTPNLWAWGEVNECLGTKKSSGDDHLGVSAMKMKRIKGRRKVREPRFCFKTMSDVDVLDDGYKWRKYGQKVVKNTQHPRSYYRCTQDNCRVKKRVERQAEDPRMVITTYEGRHAHSPAQDSEDSHHPYSHLNNFF; encoded by the exons ATGTCACAGCAAGCCATGCTAAACCAGGAGTTGTTTGAGGAAAAAGAGATGTCTCAAATGGGTTtctttactttccctcaaacccTCACTTCATATCCTCCTCCATTTGGTTGCCTCAAAGCTTTCAATATTGCACCTCCTCCTGCTAATCTAACTGAAACCCTCTTCTCTCATCCAAAGCATAGAGAAGAAGACTCAGCTTCTGATTTTGCAGGACCCCAACTCCTTTCCTTGCACAGTTCCACTCCAAACCTATG GGCATGGGGAGAGGTAAACGAGTGTCTGGGAACCAAGAAAAGTAGTGGAGATGATCATCTAGGAGTTTCAGCAATGAAAATGAAGAGgataaaaggaagaagaaaggtaaGGGAACCTAGGTTTTGCTTCAAGACCATGAGTGATGTGGATGTGCTGGATGATGGTTACAAATGGAGAAAGTACGGCCAGAAAGTGGTAAAAAACACCCAGCATCCCAG GAGCTACTATCGGTGTACGCAAGATAATTGCCGGGTAAAGAAACGAGTGGAGCGACTAGCGGAGGATCCGAGAATGGTGATTACCACCTACGAAGGGCGGCACGCTCATTCTCCGGCGCAGGATTCCGAGGACTCTCACCACCCTCACTCTCACCTTAACAATTTCTTCTAG
- the LOC107950603 gene encoding UDP-glycosyltransferase 75C1 yields MADQPQPPPQVLLVTFASQGHINPSLQFANKLINNGVHVTLMSASSMIHQFNKASPVHGLSYAYYSDGYDHAFQLSGDTNHYLSETKRHGTQSLREFLADQGTRFTSIVYCTLLPWVATVAREFHIPATLLWFQPASLLNICHHYFKGYDEIITKNIDDPMFTVQMPGLPPLSRHDLPSFFIPSNPQAMPLLTMKEHVEVLDQETNPRVLVNTFDLLETEAIKAADKWYSMVGIGPLMPNLAETSMGGDLFKVTKEHREMEWLNTKPETSVIYVAFGSLSTLAKPQMELLAKGLLETGRPFLWVIRESTDEQETDPLSRLNELKKLGMIVPWCSQVQVLSHPSIGCFLTHSGWNSTFESLVSGVPMVTFPQWVDQGTNSKLVQDVWKTGVRLRQNEDGMVEAGEIKRCLEMVMGGEEIKKNAKKWKDLAKEAVEEGGTSYNNIKAFVEELTNK; encoded by the coding sequence ATGGCGGACCAACCACAACCACCCCCCCAAGTCCTCTTAGTAACATTCGCTTCTCAAGGCCACATTAACCCTTCCCTTCAATTTGCCAATAAACTCATCAACAATGGCGTCCACGTCACGTTGATGTCGGCTTCTTCCATGATTCACCAATTCAACAAAGCTTCACCTGTCCATGGCTTGTCCTACGCCTATTACTCCGACGGCTATGACCATGCCTTTCAACTTTCCGGTGACACGAATCATTACCTTTCCGAGACAAAGCGTCACGGTACTCAATCCTTGAGAGAGTTTCTTGCTGATCAAGGCACTAGGTTCACTTCCATTGTTTACTGTACTCTTCTCCCTTGGGTGGCAACGGTGGCTCGTGAGTTTCACATCCCAGCCACCCTCCTCTGGTTCCAGCCAGCTTCTCTTTTGAACATCTGTCACCATTACTTCAAGGGATACGATGAGATCATTACCAAAAACATCGATGACCCCATGTTTACAGTTCAAATGCCGGGGCTGCCACCGCTTTCTCGCCATGATTTACCTTCCTTTTTCATCCCGTCCAATCCACAAGCTATGCCACTCTTAACCATGAAAGAACATGTAGAAGTTCTTGACCAAGAGACCAACCCCAGAGTTTTAGTTAACACGTTCGATCTATTAGAAACTGAAGCCATAAAAGCGGCTGACAAGTGGTACAGTATGGTCGGAATCGGACCATTAATGCCAAACCTTGCTGAAACATCCATGGGAGGTGATCTTTTCAAGGTCACAAAAGAGCATAGAGAAATGGAATGGCTCAACACAAAGCCTGAAACATCAGTCATTTATGTCGCATTTGGGAGCCTTTCCACATTGGCTAAACCACAAATGGAGCTACTCGCGAAGGGGTTGCTTGAAACTGGGCGTCCATTTTTGTGGGTGATAAGGGAAAGTACTGATGAACAAGAAACGGATCCATTGAGTAGGTTAAATGAACTGAAAAAGCTAGGGATGATAGTGCCATGGTGCTCACAAGTGCAAGTTCTTTCCCACCCATCGATCGGATGCTTTTTAACACACAGTGGGTGGAACTCGACGTTCGAAAGCTTGGTTTCAGGGGTACCCATGGTGACATTTCCTCAATGGGTAGACCAAGGAACCAATTCCAAGCTCGTCCAAGATGTATGGAAAACAGGTGTACGTCTAAGACAGAATGAAGATGGAATGGTTGAAGCTGGTGAGATAAAAAGATGCTTGGAAATGGTGATGGGAGgtgaagaaattaaaaagaatgcGAAGAAATGGAAGGATTTGGCTAAAGAAGCTGTGGAGGAAGGAGGGACTTCATATAACAACATTAAAGCTTTCGTGGAAGAgcttacaaataaataa
- the LOC107950602 gene encoding uncharacterized protein, producing MSLVLEPPPPPLSKSKTGAPLKRCFTSIRTALPPPNHRFRASRFPLHPTSSSRPTVTVVLKTEKEKNAVTEQKDPPVRIVAVVGQGSVSPLKCTPWEEVMMHTAKRLKWVDEGYDMVVVTDNFHQSNYQTAMDLQKELACADILLVVAVTNQDSVKWIGTNSGNIPNVICFESDPGLVNKLGGSYVHSEMKGSIFDKVVGISQLKKTDETKEVVQTVSEAWDRCNSDDIRFCLLVIINAYIQPVPTLKNLRSKGFSTLNCMVKNCGPQILDCLMDPNCRKALQCLNKCSPVDQVCNYRCIASFESPKLEAFSLCVLQKNNCLDLDAKIPEKPYVQPMLKFRGKDLCHETAEDLFVGWMGSLDWSWRVVAGQNPAYDQFPCQYQLFYRGKAKGSFWYEPVFQVKTLEGELVWRRRKYRVKRANVPGTFYFSVLDNGVVSKEYWTIVDVSEDFSWGLFHYHGAARVAGQSYTGAVLVSPDGP from the exons ATGAGCTTGGTTCTGGAACCTCCGCCTCCACCTCTATCCAAATCCAAAACCGGTGCTCCGCTCAAACGCTGCTTCACCTCCATCCGCACCGCGTTACCTCCGCCAAACCATCGATTCAGAGCCTCTCGTTTTCCACTTCATCCGACTTCCAGCTCTAGACCAACTGTTACTGTGGTTCTAAAGACGGAGAAGGAAAAAAATGCGGTGACGGAGCAAAAAGACCCGCCGGTAAGGATTGTGGCAGTGGTCGGCCAAGGAAGCGTCAGCCCATTAAAATGCACCCCCTGGGAGGAGGTTATGATGCACACC GCAAAAAGATTGAAATGGGTGGATGAAGGATATGACATGGTTGTTGTCACTGACAATTTCCATCAATCTAATTATCAAACAGCCATGGATCTGCAAAAGGAATTGGCTTGTGCAGATATTTTGCTAGTTGTAGCTGTTACTAATCAAGACTCGGTGAAATGGATTGGGACAAATAGCGGAAACATCCCTAACGTAATCTGCTTTGAATCCGACCCGGGTTTGGTTAACAAATTAGGAGGCTCTTATGTCCACAGTGAAATGAAAGGAAGTATCTTTGACAAAGTGGTGGGAATTTCTCAACTGAAGAAAACAGATGAAACAAAGGAAGTTGTGCAAACCGTATCGGAGGCATGGGACCGGTGTAATTCTGACGATATAAGGTTCTGTTTGTTGGTTATTATCAATGCTTATATTCAGCCAGTCCCGACCTTGAAGAACTTGAGATCAAAGGGCTTTTCAACCCTGAACTGTATGGTGAAGAATTGTGGACCTCAGATATTGGATTGTCTTATGGATCCGAATTGTAGGAAAGCACTTCAATGCTTGAACAAATGCAGCCCTGTAGATCAGGTGTGTAATTATCGGTGTATTGCTTCATTTGAAAGTCCGAAACTAGAAGCATTTTCTCTGTGTGTTCTTCAGAAAAACAATTGTCTTGATTTAGATGCGAAGATCCCCGAAAAGCCGTACGTGCAGCCTATGCTTAAGTTTCGAGGGAAGGACTTGTGCCATGAAACCGCCGAAGATTTATTTGTTGGTTGGATGGGGAGTTTGGATTGGAGTTGGCGAGTCGTAGCAGGGCAGAACCCAGCCTATGATCAGTTCCCATGTCAGTACCAGCTATTTTACAGGGGAAAGGCGAAGGGATCGTTTTGGTACGAGCCAGTTTTTCAGGTTAAAACTTTAGAAGGAGAATTGGTTTGGAGGCGTCGTAAATATCGAGTCAAGAGAGCAAACGTTCCAGGGACATTTTACTTCAGTGTCTTGGATAACGGGGTTGTTTCGAAGGAGTATTGGACAATCGTAGATGTATCAGAAGATTTTAGTTGGGGTCTGTTCCATTACCATGGGGCAGCACGAGTGGCCGGACAATCGTACACTGGAGCGGTGCTGGTTAGTCCGGATGGGCCATAA